One window of the Pyrus communis chromosome 17, drPyrComm1.1, whole genome shotgun sequence genome contains the following:
- the LOC137722904 gene encoding zinc finger CCCH domain-containing protein 11-like — translation MPPKQQSKANLAKKQKIVEDKTFGLKNKNKSKNVQKYVQTLKQSVQPKPDPSKTAAKKKKEEEKAKDKELNDLFKVAISQPKVPVGVDPKSILCEFYKAGQCAKGFKCKFSHDLNVQRKGEKIDIYSDKRYNEETMEDWDQETLEKMVESKKNEYQQNKPTDIICKYFLEAVEKKQYGWFWVCPNGGKNCHYRHALPPRYVLKSQMKALLEEESEKIPIEEEIENQRVKFTTSTPMTPKLFMQWKKKNIAERDASLAAKMAERAKNDRMSGHELFLSDSSLFVDDAEADETYHKEEETAVAEKKANENSNGDGPSNSATAGSDAEVTNVDDDDELDIDELNELEASLSNVAIQEPGTHA, via the exons ATGCCGCCGAAGCAGCAATCGAAGGCCAATTTGGcgaagaagcagaagatcgtAGAGGACAAGACCTTTGGgctcaagaacaagaacaagagcaAGAATGTCCAGAAATATGTTCAGACCCTCAAGCAATCTGTCCAGCCGAAACCCGATCCTTCCAAGACCGCTGCTAAG aagaagaaggaggaagagaaggcCAAGGACAAGGAACTGAATGACTTATTTAAGGTTGCTATTAGTCAACCGAAAGTACCAGTTG GTGTTGATCCCAAGTCTATACTATGTGAGTTCTATAAGGCGGGGCAGTGTGCAAAAGGTTTCAAGTGCAAGTTCTCACATGATTTGAATGTTCAGAGGAAAGGAGAAAAGATTGACATTTACAGTGATAAGCGTTATAATG AAGAAACAATGGAGGATTGGGATCAAGAAACTTTGGAGAAGATGGTGGAGTCAAAGAAAAATGAGTACCAGCAGAACAAACCAACTGATATT ATCTGTAAATACTTTTTAGAAGCAGTGGAGAAGAAACAATATGGTTGGTTTTGGGTCTGTCCCAATGGCGGCAAAAATTGCCATTACAGGCATGCTCTTCCTCCAAGATATGTTTTGAAGTCGCAGATGAAGGCTCTGCTGGAGGAAGAGAGTGAAAAAATACCCATTGAGGAGGAGATTGAAAATCAG CGTGTTAAATTTACAACTTCAACACCTATGACTCCTAAGCTATTTATgcaatggaagaagaaaaatattgcaGAAAGAGATGCCAGCTTAGCTGCAAAAATGGCAGAGCGAGCTAAGAATGACCGTATGAG TGGCCATGAACTATTTTTGTCAGATTCTAGCTTATTTGTGGATGATGCTGAGGCAGATGAGACGTACCACAAGGAGGAAGAAACTGCAGTTGCTGAAAAGAAg GCCAATGAGAACTCTAATGGAGATGGACCGAGCAACTCAGCAACAGCTGGTAGTGATGCTGAAGTTACTaatgttgatgatgatgatgaactgGACATAGATGAGTTAAACGAGTTGGAAGCAAGCTTATCGAATGTAGCAATTCAAGAGCCAGGCACTCATGCTTAG